One Pyrus communis chromosome 4, drPyrComm1.1, whole genome shotgun sequence genomic region harbors:
- the LOC137732733 gene encoding uncharacterized protein: MDTTAGWIPPCPGFIKINLDTSWVANTCSGFVGVVVWDSEGNFLAACIYSVKATSVAMAEELAILHGYELGIYMGWNSVIIESDSSESISCLKDTLTMGSWEALPALVKSKRRWGESFQDYRWSWIPRLANTVAA; this comes from the coding sequence ATGGATACTACGGCTGGATGGATCCCACCTTGCCCAGGGTTCATAAAAATCAATCTGGATACTAGTTGGGTGGCGAATACGTGTTCGGGGTTTGTAGGTGTGGTGGTGTGGGATTCAGAGGGTAATTTCTTGGCTGCATGCATATATAGCGTGAAAGCTACAAGTGTAGCTATGGCGGAGGAGTTGGCAATCCTGCATGGATACGAGTTGGGCATCTATATGGGTTGGAACTCAGTTATCATTGAGTCCGACTCGTCAGAATCAATTTCTTGCCTCAAAGATACGCTAACAATGGGCAGTTGGGAAGCTTTGCCTGCTCTAGTGAAGAGCAAAAGAAGGTGGGGGGAGTCTTTCCAAGACTATCGCTGGTCTTGGATTCCAAGATTAGCCAACACGGTTGCAGCCTAA